GCCGGCTCGGGGTTGGGGTTCACGGTGGGATTCGGGTTCGGGTTCTCGGTCATGGTCGTGCCCTCCGCTTCGGCCAGCATGTCGCGGTGCGCCTCGAGGCGCCGCCGCTTCTCCTTGAGCTCCTCCGCGCGCGCGCGGTCCTTCTCCACCACGTCCTTGGGCGCCCGCTCGACGAAGCTCGGGTTCGCCAGCTTCTTCTCCAGGGACGCCAGATCGGCGTCGACCCGGGTCAGCTCCTTGGCGAGGCGCGCCTGCTCGGCGGCCATGTCCACGGCCCCGGCGAGCGGGATGCGCACCTCGAAGCCGCTCCCCACCACCACCGCGCTGCCGGGGACCCGGCGCGTGGGCTGGGCCGAGAGCGTCAGGCCCTCGAGGTTGCCGAGGCGCAGCACGCGGGCCTGCTCCTCGCGGACGGTGGCGAGCGCCTCCGGCGCGAGCGCGCCCACCTGGACCTCGCGCAGCGCGACCTTGAACGGGATGTTCATCTCGCCGCGCACGTTGCGCACCGCCTCGACCACGCCGAGCACCGGCCCGAAGCCGCGCTCCGCCGCCTCGTCCACCGGGCCCGGCTCGGGGTAGCGGGCGATCATGATCGAGGCGCCCCACCGGCCGCCCACCTGCGCCTGGAGCGTCTGCCACAGCTCCTCGGTGATGAACGGCATGAACGGGTGGAGGAGCCGCAGCGAGGTCTCGAGGCAGTGGGTGAGGACCGCCTGCGCCGCGCGCTTCTGCGCCGGGTCCTCTCCGTAGAGCGCCTCCTTCGAGAGCTCGATGTACCAGTCGCACAGCTCGTGCCACACGAACTGGTAGACCGCCCCGGCGGCGTCGTTGAAGCGGAAGCTCTCCAGCGCCTGCACCGTCTCGTTCACCGCCCGCTGCAGCCGCGCCAGGATCCAGCGGTCGGCCGGCGTGCGCGCGGCGGCGCGGACGTCCTCCTCGCCCACCGTGAACCCGCCCAGGTTCATGAGCGCGAAGCGCGTCGCGTTCCAGAGCTTGTTGGCGAAGGCGCGGTAGCCCTCGATGCGCTCCTTGGCGAGCTTGATGTCGCGGCCCTGCGCGGTGAGCGCCGCCAGCGTGAAGCGCAGCGCGTCGGCGCCGTACTGCTCGGTGATGACGAGGGGGTCGATCACGTTCCCCTTCGTCTTCGACATCTTTTGGCCCTTCTCGTCGCGCACCATGGGATGCAGGTACACGTCGCGGAAGGGCACCTCGCCCATGAAGTGCAGGCCCATCATCATCATCCGGGCCACCCAGAAGAAGATGATGTCGTGCCCGGTCTCCATGACGGAGGTCGGGTAGAAGGTGCGGAGCGTGGCCGTCTGGTCCGGCCAGCCCATGGTCGAGAAGGGCCACAGGCCCGAGCTGAACCAGGTGTCGAGGACGTCCTCGTCCTGCCGCAGCTCCTGCTTCTGGCAGGTCGCGCACCGCGCGGGCGCCTCGCGGGCGACGGTGACGTGGCCGTCCGGGCAGTACCAGGCCGGGATCTGGTGGCCCCACCAGAGCTGGCGGCTGATGCACCAGTCGTGGATGTTGCGCATCCACGCCATGTACGTGTTGGTCCACGCCTCGGGGACGAAGCGGGTCTTCCCCTCCTCCACCGCCGCGATGGCGGGCTTCGCGAGCGGCTCGATC
This region of Anaeromyxobacter diazotrophicus genomic DNA includes:
- a CDS encoding valine--tRNA ligase — its product is MKSEAAAETRTELAKGYEHREVEARWYPVWRARGYFHADETDGSRPPFSIVLPPPNVTGSLHLGHALTATLQDVLCRWKRMSGFNVLWLPGTDHAGIATQMIVEKELQKTEQKSRHDLGRAEFLKRVWTWKEKYGSRIGEQHAALGASLDWERERFTMDEGLSRAVREVFVRLYEEGLVYREQKLINWCPDCRTALSDLEVTYEEGHAGELWSFAYPLSDGSGEIVVATTRPETMLGDTAVAVHPDDERYRALIGKKVVHPLVDREIPIVGDAILVDPKFGTGAVKVTPAHDFNDFEVGQRHGLELLTVIGLDGKMNAEAGPVAGLDRFAARKKVKELLAEKGLDRGTKPHVLPLGRCQRSETVLEPLLSQQWFVRIEPLAKPAIAAVEEGKTRFVPEAWTNTYMAWMRNIHDWCISRQLWWGHQIPAWYCPDGHVTVAREAPARCATCQKQELRQDEDVLDTWFSSGLWPFSTMGWPDQTATLRTFYPTSVMETGHDIIFFWVARMMMMGLHFMGEVPFRDVYLHPMVRDEKGQKMSKTKGNVIDPLVITEQYGADALRFTLAALTAQGRDIKLAKERIEGYRAFANKLWNATRFALMNLGGFTVGEEDVRAAARTPADRWILARLQRAVNETVQALESFRFNDAAGAVYQFVWHELCDWYIELSKEALYGEDPAQKRAAQAVLTHCLETSLRLLHPFMPFITEELWQTLQAQVGGRWGASIMIARYPEPGPVDEAAERGFGPVLGVVEAVRNVRGEMNIPFKVALREVQVGALAPEALATVREEQARVLRLGNLEGLTLSAQPTRRVPGSAVVVGSGFEVRIPLAGAVDMAAEQARLAKELTRVDADLASLEKKLANPSFVERAPKDVVEKDRARAEELKEKRRRLEAHRDMLAEAEGTTMTENPNPNPTVNPNPEPAQAPAPVTEPVGEPAPAVEASPVETPAEAAAAPAPAPAAPRAPAKKKPAAKAKAKPAAKAKAKPAKKAAKKVAKKAPAARKAAKKPAKKAAKKAAPKKAAKGKAKGARKAARGRR